One Nicotiana tomentosiformis chromosome 1, ASM39032v3, whole genome shotgun sequence genomic window, CCAGTGGCCCCACACCTGCGATCCTTCCTTCTGCAGGTGCAAAAATAACATAAGCAACAGCTTCAGCTGCAtcttccaacttcgacaaatcttttaaccatccggaatcaccccgaggccctcgagacctcaaccaaaaataccaacaagttatatatcaacatacaaacttagtcgaaccttcgaatcactcaaaacaacatccaaacaccaaattaccctcggattcaagcctaagaacttctaaatttccaaattcggcaaccgatgccgaaaccaaccaaaccatgcctgaatgacctcaaattttacacacacgtcacaaatgacactacaaacctactccaactttcaaaatttcattccggccccgatatcaaatttttcactgccgaccgaaatcgccaaatttccaatttcgtcaattcaagcctaattctaccacagacctccaaatcacatttcagatgcgctcctaagttcaaaatcacctaacgaagctaatggagccatcagaattcaaatccgagatcatttacatataggtcaacatacggttgactttttcaacttaaggttctaaataagagacaaagtgtctcattccactctgaaaccaattcagacccaaaccaactaacctggtatatcataatatagcttaagagcataaagaaaATAGAAATGAGGAAgacagggctataactcccgaaacgaccgaccggatcgttacagTAAGTCAACAACTCAGGGGGAGCAGTAATGAGTACTTCTAGTAATAACTCAGGGGGAGAAGTAATAAGTACATCTAGTAACATCTCAAGTGATGAAAGAGAAGTATACTTGTTTATTCTCTCTTTATTGTCATCATtaaaaagggggagattgttacaTCTAAATTTTAATGATGACAAATTGTGCAAAACTAAATCTTATCTATTTTGATTGTAGGAATCAAGGCACCATCAAAAAGGAAATCAATCAACGCTAATCAAGATTCTCAAGTATGCAAAAATGGAGCAAATCACATAAGATTCAGTAGAAGCTCAAGCCAAGAAAACCAAGAAGGAATGATGAAAGCAATGGGAGACAATTTGAGTGGGAAACACAACATAATGGGAGATAATTTGAAGTGATGCTCCTTTCTTCTATAAAACATGAAGCACTCCTTGGATTAATTAATTCACCCGATCAAATGGAGACAATTTGAAGTGTTGCTCCTTTCTTCAATAAAAGCATGGAGCATTTCGGCATGAAACAAAGCTCTCTTTGGATTAATTAATCTAGCCTGTCTCTCTTGAAGGAATCAGAGACACCTTTTATCAGTAAAATGGTGTGGGCATCAATCAAAGACCAATCCACAACAGCTCTCAAAACTCACCTATAAGAATACTGGCAAACTCAAGGATCCAATACGCAACTATAAACAATCTTCTAAGTCTCTTTAGTTCTTAATACAAACACTGTATTCTTGAGTCTACAAGTGTCATAAAAGATAGGAGGAGTTAGAAcacaaaagagagttgtgtcaatATCCAGAAATTATTGTTGCTAAACATCATTGATGGTGAACGAACTAAAACCATCACTGTTGTAATTCTTTATcaagatctaagagaacccttgtgacccaagggaaacTAGACGTAAGTATCACACCGgtaccgaaccagtataaaaactgtTGTGCCTTATTTTGCTTTCAATTCATTTGGTCCATCTCTATCTTATCTATGTGTTGTACGAAAACTAGTCGACTAAACTCACACTTAGTCAACCAAGTTTTAATATACCACAATTcaccccctcttgtactttcaaaaTTATGTTAGTTCTTTTGACTTCTGGTATTATCAACAGATCTGCATGCTGGTATTTGGTGATTAAAAGATTAATATTCTATTAATTTAAGAGATAAGTAATTAAGgaatcaaatatcaataaagttatAGTACACCAACTTTATGGTTTAGCTTTTAATCTCTCCAATATTAAAATCCATGTCAAAAGCCTTTCTTAATTTACTCTCTTTTAGCTAAGATAATATAGAACCTTGTTCCCTTTCGTTTACTCATATCCAATTAATGATATAGGACGGAAAACTAAAAAAGACTAAACTCTTATTTAGAATAGGAGGAGATAGATCTAAGTTTTGGAACAACCGATTTGGCGTGGTCGCGTCGTTATCTTATCTTGCCCTTTTTTATTCTTAAATAATCATATTTGATGCTTTatcctatttttttatataataattttacatGTACCTTATTtttcatattattggtgcatgacatcatgaaacgacgacaaacaatccaatctatccaaacattgtatatatcaaaacgatacaatacaatacaatataatacaatacaataatatacgatacattatgaaacgatacataacaaccatccaaacaagctgtaaaggACATAAGGTAAAATgagaaatttaaatttttttctaaTATAAAAATATGTTATTCATTTTTAAAACGTACTAATAAAAATAGTATTGCATAAATTAGGACACACCGATAACATTGTGCATCCAGGGTTGTGCTAGGAGTCTCTCTCAGTCTTCTCAATACTACTTCTAGGGATTAGCGAAAACCACAAGTATTTCATGCCTTCGCAATTTCTAAGATTAAGTGATATTCTAAGAGACGAAAAGAGTATCTCTTTAAATTACTGAAGCAAACAGAATACATTATGACTCATTAATAATAATTGCATATAAGTTGAATTTCTTTTAGAATTTTAAGCTAGTATGAGAACACTGCACCCACTTGGTAGTTGGTATAATATGTGCAAACATAGTGttaattatatattaaattttccTAATCATTCACACATATATAAAACTCTGAACCTAAAAGTGTGTGTATTGACTGGTGGCATTGTGCGCTACCTTTCATGCCTTTGCAATTTAAAAGATGAAATGACTTTTCTAAGAGATGGAACATgatatctccttatttactgaaATAAAACTGAAGAATATATATACTCACTAGGATGACTACCATACTACGACTGAAGTCACTTAAAAAATGATAAGAAAAAATCAAAGAGTTTGTTTTATTGGCGTCCCCGCGTGGAAaatcgccttatggtgcccacACGTAGAAGCAATTGTCCATTTGAGCTATTAACTGTGCAATAGAAAAATGAGGACTTGCCTTGGGTAGACTTATTCGCCAGGTTTGACTGGAAATTAAGCCAGAAGACATGGCctcaatttttctttcttttggtaaGCTTATGTTGGATCATTGGACTGTCTTTTGAAGAGTTGATTTCCACTTACTCAAGCAGATCCTACTTTCTGAAAACCAATCCAATGGTTCTTGATTATAGCACATGTCGTGCCACTCTTTTCATGGTTAGTCTCCTCATCTTTTCTTCACATCATCTGATTAGTGGGCAACCTTCTCAAACTTTTATTAACAATTCCTCCATTTCCTGGATCAACAGCCCCTCCTATGTAGTGAATTCAACAGATGGAGTCAATTTGACACCCATCCTTCTCAGGGAAAGCAACGGGACAAGGTTTGTTTGTGGCTTCTTATGTGATTACAATGGCACTGCTTGCGTTTTTGGTGTCCTTTTATTTCCAAATATCGATTATCCTTATATGGATAATCCGAGATTAGTCTGGTCAGCAAATAGGAATAATCCAGTTAGAGTTAATTCAACCTTGCAACTTAGGCAAGACGGAGGAATGTTCTTGATGGACTTAAATGGCACTTTGGTTTGGAATACAAACACAAGTGGAAAGCAGCTTGTTTCAGGCTTCAACTTGACAACGATGGGAAATCTTGTCCTCTTTGGCAAAAGTAATGACACCATTTGGCAGTCTTTTGATCACCCTACTGACTGTTTGGTTCCTGGACAAAGAATGCCTCCTGGACAGAAGCTGATATCCAGCATATCAGCAACAAACTGGAATAAAGGTTTGTTCACATTTGAAGTTAAAAGTTCTGGCCTTTTTGCATACATTGAGTCAAATCCACGCCAATTCTATTTCTCAATGCTTTATTCGGACTTAGACGTAATGTTTTCTAATAATGTGAGGAATCTACGCAACTTGGTATATTTGAGTGTTTACCTAGGGATGTTATTCCCTTACCGTGAAGGAGAAGCTCGATTTTTGAAATTTGAGGCCGATGGGCATTTAAGGGTGTATTACTGGGAAGGATCATCTTGGTCAAAGGAGGCTGATATATTGACAGCCTCCATTGGTGACTGCGGGTATCCGACTGTGTGTGGGAATTACTCTGTTTGTGGAAATGGGCAGTGTAGTTGTCCTCAAACTGCAGTTGGTCAGACAAACTTTCTCCAGCAAATAAATTACAAGAAGCCAAATGAGGGGTGTGTCCTTGTCACACCTGTATCTTGTGCGCATTCCCAATATCATCTTCTTATGGAGCTTAAGGACACGGCTTATATTCCCCTCTATTTGGAATATAGTACCAACAATACGGAGTTGGAAGATTGCAAAAGGTCTTGCTTAAGCACCTGTTCTTGCAAAGCAGCTCAATTTCGATTTAGTGATCCTGCTAACTCAATGGGTAACTGCGTACTGTTGAATCAAGTGTTTACGCTCGTGAACAATGATGGAGCACTCAATAAAACCACTCTTTTTATTAAGGTGCAGAACTCTTCTAACCTACAAGCCTCTCCATCACTTGTGTCTTCAGAGAAGAATCAAAAGCGTGTGGCAACAATTGTAGGATCCACCATTGGAGCTTCGTTTGGTCTGCTTTTCATGGTTTTAACTTGCTTTGCCTTTCTATCCAGAAGGAGAATAGGACTCGAGGAAGCGGAGGAGGAGGAGTTCCTTGACCATGTACCAGGAATGCCTACCAGATTTTCCTTTGAGGAACTAACTGTTATGACAGAAAATTTCAGTAAGAAACTCGGGGAAGGAGGATTTGGTTCTGTAAATGAAGGAACAATGAGCGATGGCACTAAAATAGCAGTGAAGCGTCTCCAAGGTTTCGGTAATGTGAAGAAATCATTCTTAGCTGAAGTAGCAACAATAGGTAGCATTCAACATGTCAATCTGGTAAGACTTGTTGGATTTTGTGCTGAGAAATCACACAGGCTTCTGGTTTATGAATACATGGCCAATGTCTCTTTAGACAGGTGGATTTTCTGCAGAAAGCAGGAACAATTTCTCACATGGGATGTCAGGAAAAAAATTATATCAGACGTCGCCAAGGGCCTAGCTTACTTACATGAAGATTGTAACAACAAAATTATTCATTTGGATATTAAACCACAGAACATTCTTCTTGATCATGATTTCAATGCAAAAGTATCAGATTTTGGGTTATCAAAGCTCGTGGGAAAAAATGAAAGTAAGATAGTTACAACAATGAGAGGAACGCCAGGTTATTTAGCACCAGAATGGTTGAACTCGGTCATTACAGAGAAAGTAGATGTTTATAGTTTTGGAGTTGTGATCTTGGAAATCATCTGTGGCCGAAAGAATTTGGATCGTCTTCAAGATGAGGATGATATGCATTTGCTTAGCGTGTTCAAGAGAAAAGCAAAGGAGACACAACTCTTGGAAATGGTGGACAAGAACAGTGAGGATATGCAGCTTCATAGAGAAGAGGCTGCGGAAATGATGAAGATTGCAGCATGGTGTTTACAAAGTGATTATACTAAGAGGCCTTCGATGTCATTGGTAGTTAAGGTGTTGCAGGGTTTAGTGGCTGCTGAAACCGACTTGGATTACAGCTTTCCATATCCACCAATGACAAGAAGAGATGCCGAAGCTAATCAAGAAAGGGAAGCTGTCGTTGGTATCAGCTTACCAGTTCCATCAGAGTTATCAGGGCCTAGGTAAATTGCAGGTTAAGTTCCTCCATCACTTGTATTTCACTCTGTAACAAAATGTATCTGTAATGTTAAAGTACTATAATTTCAATTATGACCGGATTTGTGATTGTTAGTGGTAGTATTTATCATCAGTATTGAACAGCTAATAATCACACCATACATCCATACCTTTGAATGATCACTTGTTCTTTGCTGCCAAAAGCCATTTTATGTATTTCAGTAGCAATCTTTGATGCATCATTTGTTTGCCTCTTCTTAAACCATAGTGCACACAAGCTTCCAATTAGTTCTTTCAATGTAAGTCTTTGGAATTCCACCGCCAGAGTTCCCACTTTCTGGATCAGTAATCCTTTTGTTAATCGTAATTATTCCACCACAGACTTCTCTGCCATTACACCCATCCTTCTGAGTGGAAAAGATTCTGGCCCTCAGTACCTTTGTAGCTTCTTCTGCAATTACAAAGTCAAGGGACACCTTCTTGGTGTCCTCTTAGTACTACAACATCTCCGTTAATGGGAATCAATATACTTTTATTTACCCCTAGTTAGTTTGGTCTGCTAATAAGATCCATCCAGTGAAAACCAACGCAACCTTATGATCAAGGTTAAGGAGATGAAAACAGAAGCAAGAGAAACTAGAAATTCTAGCAATTAAAATAAACCCATTAATTTTTTCTTCATTAAATTCTACATACTTAAACATAATAGGATGAGGATAGAGGAAATAAACTTGTCATTCACATAAAACCATTATGAACAAATAAAAGTTCACTTCCCAATCTCCTGAAACAACACCTACATATCTAAAATTCCTGAGAAATAGAGCCAAATTCAGCTTCCCCTTAGCCAATCTTCTTAGGAAGCAAATTCTGGTGAATATTGGGCAGAACCCCACCATTAGCAATAGTTGCAGACCCCAACAACTTGCTCAATTCGTCATCGTTCCTCACAGCTAGCTGTATAATGCAATTCGTTTCTAATGGCAACCAAGTAATCTGTCTTGCCTCATGGACAACTAGACGTACGAAAGAACTGCTAATTGCTTGCATCAGAGGCGGATGTAGCGTACTAGCTACGGGTTCAACTAACCTTATAATTTTTTATGAGGAGtaaaaatttgtatgtaaaaattcattaaaattgcaaaaataatagatattaactcataactttaaaaatataatgggttcaatgttaaaaatcttaaaattgaacccataagATTTAAATCTTGGATCCACATCTGGCTTGCATAATCAACTCCTTTGTCACATTTTAGTACGATAAAACCAGACGTATTCTAGAGAAATAAGAAAATCTTTCATTTTCAACCTAATTCTCCTAACTAGTCCTACACATCATACACAGTACATTCAAACAATGCTGAGGCTTAAACTGAAATTCAATCTTCAGGAAGAGGAAAATAAACAAGGGCTAATAATAGAGGACCTTAGTGGCGAAAACAACACTATCCCCAGGGACTTTTCTTTCTCTAATCAAACGCCCGAAATACTCCTCGCTTCTGCCATGAGTTTCTGCATGCTGAGGTACTGAATACCTGATTCTTAATAGATTTTAAATCATAATAATTCAACAATTGGAATTTAATACCAACTTATTCCAAATCTATCAATTAAGCTTCAATCCTAAATTAGTTGAAGTATCCATTCCGATTCAGAATAGAGTTAGACTAATTTATAATCCTCACTCATTGCTCGATTTTAAAGCCGGTCTTGCGTTGCGGAACTTACCTAGTTACATTTCAGCAGAATCGAAGAAGTTAATTCCTGAGTTGAAGGCTTTGTTCGAGGATTTGAAATGATTCGGCCAAGGTGTTCTGTTCACCGAAAGTCATTGTTCCTGTGAGAATAAAAGGAGGCGTTAAAAGAGCTGCTAAAGACAGATGAAACGAAAGTTTAACCTAAGCAGAGTCTCGAGACGGTCAAATCTGGAGCAAGGTTGAACTGCAAACCATTGACAACTTCAGCGAAATTCATAGAAGTCGCAAAATAAAGCGAGGGAGAGTTGGTGTAAAGACGACTTTACTTCGAGAGGAAAAATGCTAAGGAAAAAAGAAATTGCAGGAACCAAAAACTATGGAGATGCGGAGGATCGAACCCCGTGCCTCTCGCATGCAAAGCGAGCGCTCTACCATTTGAGCTACATCCCCATCGTTGTGTTAGGGGCCTGGCTAGCTATTCTTCTCAAGATAAGTATATTTGAGTCAAACAATAATTGCAGCTGTTCTATTTGGAAAACTGTCTAGCTTAATTCCCATTGTTTGGGGtggataattcttaattgtatAATAACTACTATACATGCTTAGAAGTTAGTTAGACCTTTTAAATTTTTCGAGATCATTACCACAACATAAACGAAGATAGATCTAAAATTTGATACCACTAGTTATAGACTATAGAATGGATTCTCGTTTCAAAGGTACTAAAATCATTAACCAATAAAAAAAGTGATAAAATCTAGGAATAAGGATTTCGAAATAATGGGAGTATTGCTTAAACTATTTGGCTTCCatttaaattgttgaaaatacTTTAAACAATATACATCAAAAAGTTACACCATGTTGCTTGTTGTGTAATTCGATGGAGATTAGTGCAACACAATTCAGTAAAAGAAATGGGTCTTATTTTAGGCAATAGGATGCCCTTAAAGATGGTCAAAACGCTAATAAGTAAAACCCCATTGACGCAATATATAGAGTCTGATTTCAATTTTCATGGCTGTGAGAAACCATTTTGATCTGTAGATTTTTCAAATTTGATTTGCTAATAATTATGATCAAGGTTAAGGAGCTTAAAACAGAAGCAAGCGAAATTAGAAATCTAGCAATTATAGGAAAtcctttaatttttttcttcACTAAATTCTACATACTTCAACGCAATAGGATGAAGAAACTCGCCATTCACATAGTACACTTATGAACAAATCCAACTAATTTGCCCCAAAACTCAAAATTCACTACCCAATCTCCTAATACGACACCTAGAGATCTAGAATTCCTCTGAAACAGAGCCGACTTCAGCTTTCCCTTTGGCAATCTTCTTAGGAAGCAAATTCTGGTGAATATTGGGTAAAACTCCACCGTTAGCAATGGTAGCAGATCCCAACAACCTGCTCAATTCCTCATCGTTTCTCACAGCAAGCTGTATATGCCTAGGAACAATCCTGTTCTTCTTGTTATCTCTCGCAGCATTCCCAGCAAGTTCCAATAACTCAGCAGTAAGGTACTCAAGAACCGCTGAGAGATAAACCGGTGAACCGGAGCCAACTCGCTGAGCATAACGACCCTTTTTCAAAAACCGAGCAACTCGGCCGACGGGGAACTGGAGACCCGCCTTTTGAGATCTGGAGACCGATTTTGAAGTTTTTTGGGTTTTCCCTCTACCGCCCACCGATTTGGTTGCTGTTGTTGAAGGCATGTTGACGAATTCAATAGGAAGTTAGTTTTCGAATTTGAATTGCTTTCCCGGTACGTTTTCCAAGTGATAACATTCTGTGATTATATAGAGTGGATGTGACTTGTTTTGATTGGTTCGTTTAGCTTCCACACGGATTGCCAACTTGgctatcttttttctttttttggtcaTCCTGTCCCTAAATTTGATTGGCTGTTTAGTTGTACTAGGATCGCCAGCCTGGCACTAAGTTTCAGCATTTTGCCTTTTCTTATTCTATCTTTAATGTTTTTTTTCTTCACAGAATTAAAAGGAAGTGTAGGGAAGATTAATTGAAGGCCACGGTTAGATGACAACACaattatttgaattatgaatTTTGTTGTCTTTAAAAggtatttttcacttatttttagTTTATGGTTCATAATGCCATTTTCCTAGAGTTATTTATTGTATATTATAAGTTTGTgtgtaatttaaataaaataatgataaAAAGAAAAGGGTTTGAGGCAATTCGAGCTAACATGGTAGGCTTGTTTATGTAACCGACGAAATTTAGTTGATTTTTCAGccatatttattttttaagagaTTATCTATTATAAGTTAGAGTGATTTTATTGAGACAAAAAATCATTTAATAACTTTTATAAAAAATGATTATAAGTTCGATGATATCATGGGTGGTCCAAAAACTTGTAAAGCGAAGTTGTAAATTAACGATGCAGGGTTAATAATGGATGATTTGCTTAGGCTGACACTCTTTCAATTAAAAAGCTCTTTCAAAACATAAGTGGGAGTTTTCATAAGGTTTCTTGGAGGAAGTTAACTTGTAGTAACAATCTTAGCTTTTCAAAGTGGATCACTGAATTTGGCTGTCCAAGGAAGACTATTGACCAGAGATAGACTTGCCAAACAGGGGTTACAGACAACCTATCATGTCCCTTGTACAATGTCaagacccgaaatttccaccttcgggatcgtgatgacgcctaacatttcacttgctaggcaaacaacattagaataatattattcattttaaaataatttttatattgatTAATAACAAGAATTAAATGtgaaagtaaagtctgaaatgtagtgaataattcataaaataacggtgtttaaataccatcccagaattggtgtcacaagtgcacgagcttctagaataatacaaataaaggtctaaataaaataaagttgtctgaaaacaagcacacagctaaagtaaagtagatggggacttcagaactgcggacgcaatgcagttatacctcaagtctcctctggtagctgaaatac contains:
- the LOC104089818 gene encoding G-type lectin S-receptor-like serine/threonine-protein kinase SD2-5 isoform X1 translates to MVLDYSTCRATLFMVSLLIFSSHHLISGQPSQTFINNSSISWINSPSYVVNSTDGVNLTPILLRESNGTRFVCGFLCDYNGTACVFGVLLFPNIDYPYMDNPRLVWSANRNNPVRVNSTLQLRQDGGMFLMDLNGTLVWNTNTSGKQLVSGFNLTTMGNLVLFGKSNDTIWQSFDHPTDCLVPGQRMPPGQKLISSISATNWNKGLFTFEVKSSGLFAYIESNPRQFYFSMLYSDLDVMFSNNVRNLRNLVYLSVYLGMLFPYREGEARFLKFEADGHLRVYYWEGSSWSKEADILTASIGDCGYPTVCGNYSVCGNGQCSCPQTAVGQTNFLQQINYKKPNEGCVLVTPVSCAHSQYHLLMELKDTAYIPLYLEYSTNNTELEDCKRSCLSTCSCKAAQFRFSDPANSMGNCVLLNQVFTLVNNDGALNKTTLFIKVQNSSNLQASPSLVSSEKNQKRVATIVGSTIGASFGLLFMVLTCFAFLSRRRIGLEEAEEEEFLDHVPGMPTRFSFEELTVMTENFSKKLGEGGFGSVNEGTMSDGTKIAVKRLQGFGNVKKSFLAEVATIGSIQHVNLVRLVGFCAEKSHRLLVYEYMANVSLDRWIFCRKQEQFLTWDVRKKIISDVAKGLAYLHEDCNNKIIHLDIKPQNILLDHDFNAKVSDFGLSKLVGKNESKIVTTMRGTPGYLAPEWLNSVITEKVDVYSFGVVILEIICGRKNLDRLQDEDDMHLLSVFKRKAKETQLLEMVDKNSEDMQLHREEAAEMMKIAAWCLQSDYTKRPSMSLVVKVLQGLVAAETDLDYSFPYPPMTRRDAEANQEREAVVGISLPVPSELSGPR
- the LOC104089818 gene encoding G-type lectin S-receptor-like serine/threonine-protein kinase SD2-5 isoform X2; the protein is MDNPRLVWSANRNNPVRVNSTLQLRQDGGMFLMDLNGTLVWNTNTSGKQLVSGFNLTTMGNLVLFGKSNDTIWQSFDHPTDCLVPGQRMPPGQKLISSISATNWNKGLFTFEVKSSGLFAYIESNPRQFYFSMLYSDLDVMFSNNVRNLRNLVYLSVYLGMLFPYREGEARFLKFEADGHLRVYYWEGSSWSKEADILTASIGDCGYPTVCGNYSVCGNGQCSCPQTAVGQTNFLQQINYKKPNEGCVLVTPVSCAHSQYHLLMELKDTAYIPLYLEYSTNNTELEDCKRSCLSTCSCKAAQFRFSDPANSMGNCVLLNQVFTLVNNDGALNKTTLFIKVQNSSNLQASPSLVSSEKNQKRVATIVGSTIGASFGLLFMVLTCFAFLSRRRIGLEEAEEEEFLDHVPGMPTRFSFEELTVMTENFSKKLGEGGFGSVNEGTMSDGTKIAVKRLQGFGNVKKSFLAEVATIGSIQHVNLVRLVGFCAEKSHRLLVYEYMANVSLDRWIFCRKQEQFLTWDVRKKIISDVAKGLAYLHEDCNNKIIHLDIKPQNILLDHDFNAKVSDFGLSKLVGKNESKIVTTMRGTPGYLAPEWLNSVITEKVDVYSFGVVILEIICGRKNLDRLQDEDDMHLLSVFKRKAKETQLLEMVDKNSEDMQLHREEAAEMMKIAAWCLQSDYTKRPSMSLVVKVLQGLVAAETDLDYSFPYPPMTRRDAEANQEREAVVGISLPVPSELSGPR
- the LOC104089822 gene encoding histone H2AX-like, encoding MPSTTATKSVGGRGKTQKTSKSVSRSQKAGLQFPVGRVARFLKKGRYAQRVGSGSPVYLSAVLEYLTAELLELAGNAARDNKKNRIVPRHIQLAVRNDEELSRLLGSATIANGGVLPNIHQNLLPKKIAKGKAEVGSVSEEF